The following coding sequences are from one Carassius auratus strain Wakin unplaced genomic scaffold, ASM336829v1 scaf_tig00214077, whole genome shotgun sequence window:
- the elf2a gene encoding ETS-related transcription factor Elf-2a isoform X4, whose product MRAPACVKDAKAFDDQEVKKSCRLTRAPSLMEVSVHDKTIEAAEALLHMDSPASLQGDRSTEELLSEMEVEVTSEDMGPVAKDIVVLQETDLLKKKKRAGRKPRTPRSFCDGSLDMVYKRKSKDSKGSTTYLWEFLLDLLQDKETCPKYIKWTQKEKGIFKLVDSKAVSKLWGRHKNKPDMNYETMGRALRYYYQRGILSKVEGQRLVYQFKEMPKDIVFIDDDNMDDSIDEGKRESPAASNRSNPKGKGTLVSPSSAAPKIINLSSGQDAFMTVQQSPDNIATASGTMRLAMQYPVLMTTQGQKISTVTVNSPTVRSPIFPVPNSVAGANNAGKVVLQAVPTLVPARGQSGERITLQLITLPTMPGKPGTPITLSTLSPFTVSTSNAQVLKLAVPSNITTTASTAPVTVVSSQPGVTVVPSVQPAMSLQDVTIIKVESPDVSVDQTVNRAAENTPSTQTNPTTTQS is encoded by the exons ATGCGCGCTCCCGCTTGTGTGAAGGATGCAAAAGCGTTTGACGACCAGGAAGTGAAGAAGAGCTGTCGTTTAACCCGTGCGCCAAGTTTAA TGGAGGTCTCTGTGCATGATAAAACTATTGAAGCAGCTGAAGCTTTGCTGCACATGGATTCACCAGCCAGCTTGCAGGGGGATCGCAGCACAG AGGAGCTGTTATCTGAGATGGAGGTGGAAGTGACATCAGAGGATATGGGACCCGTTGCCAAGGATATTGTTGTCCTGCAGGAGACTGatttactgaagaagaaaaagagag CAGGACGAAAACCCAGAACGCCAAGGAGTTTCTGTGATGGTTCTTTGGATATGGTCTATAAGAGGAAATCAAAAGACAGCAAGG GCTCAACTACTTACCTGTGGGAGTTCCTGTTGGACCTTCTTCAGGACAAGGAAACCTGTCCAAAGTACATTAAGTGGACTCAGAAAGAGAAGGGCATATTCAAGCTTGTGGACTCCAAAGCGGTGTCTAAATTATGGGGCAGACATAAGAATAAACCTGACATGAACTATGAGACAATGGGGAGAGCACTCCG gtATTACTATCAAAGGGGCATTTTATCAAAAGTGGAAGGCCAAAGACTTGTGTATCAGTTTAAGGAGATGCCCAAAGACATTGTTTTCATAGATGATGACAACATGGATGACAGCATTgatgaaggaaagagagagagcccAGCTGCATCCAATCGCAGCAATCCAAAAGGCAAAGGGACCCTGGTCTCTCCCTCTTCTGctgcacctaaaatcatcaatcTAAGCTCAGGACAAGATGCCTTCATGACTGTGCAGCAGTCGCCAGACAACATAGCAACAGCCTCTGG GACAATGAGGCTTGCCATGCAGTATCCTGTACTCATGACAACACAGGGTCAGAAAATCTCCACAGTAACTGTCAACTCTCCCACCGTCCGCTCGCCGATCTTCCCTGTGCCCAACTCAGTCGCTGGGGCTAACAACGCAGGCAAAGTGGTTCTCCAGGCCGTGCCAACGCTAGTGCCTGCTCGGGGCCAAAGTGGAGAGAGAATCACCTTGCAGCTCATCACCCTTCCCACCATGCCTGGCAAACCCGGCACTCCCATCACGCTGAGTACACTCTCCCCTTTCACTGTGTCTACCAGCAACGCCCAAGTCCTGAAGCTCGCCGTCCCCTCCAACATCACCACCACTGCCTCCACAGCTCCTGTAACTGTGGTGTCCTCACAGCCTGGAGTGACCGTGGTGCCGAGCGTACAGCCAGCGATGTCTTTACAGGATGTGACTATTATAAAGGTTGAATCTCCTGATGTTTCTGTGGATCAGACAGTTAACAGGGCTGCAGAGAACACACCGAGCACACAGACGAACCCCACGACCACACAGAGCTGA
- the elf2a gene encoding ETS-related transcription factor Elf-2a isoform X3 — MTTVVIVDGGGNILEYVTGDEEAQQEVCHDGMEADEEKDCPAVIVEQVNSADVEQCYAAQVLVYDDQNTYLVQDVAEEQVVETELQEMVAVEVSVHDKTIEAAEALLHMDSPASLQGDRSTEELLSEMEVEVTSEDMGPVAKDIVVLQETDLLKKKKRAGRKPRTPRSFCDGSLDMVYKRKSKDSKGSTTYLWEFLLDLLQDKETCPKYIKWTQKEKGIFKLVDSKAVSKLWGRHKNKPDMNYETMGRALRYYYQRGILSKVEGQRLVYQFKEMPKDIVFIDDDNMDDSIDEGKRESPAASNRSNPKGKGTLVSPSSAAPKIINLSSGQDAFMTVQQSPDNIATASGTMRLAMQYPVLMTTQGQKISTVTVNSPTVRSPIFPVPNSVAGANNAGKVVLQAVPTLVPARGQSGERITLQLITLPTMPGKPGTPITLSTLSPFTVSTSNAQVLKLAVPSNITTTASTAPVTVVSSQPGVTVVPSVQPAMSLQDVTIIKVESPDVSVDQTVNRAAENTPSTQTNPTTTQS; from the exons ATGACCACTGTGGTGATTGTAGATGGTGGAGGGAATATATTGGAGTATGTCACTGGAGATGAGGAAGCTCAGCAG GAGGTTTGTCATGATGGGATGGAGGCTGATGAAGAGAAGGACTGTCCTGCAGTTATAGTGGAGCAGGTGAATAGCGCTGATGTGGAGCAGTGTTATGCTGCTCAGGTGTTAGTCTATGATGATCAGAATACCTACCTGGTGCAGGATGTGGCTGAGGAACAAGTTGTGGAGACTGAGTtgcaggagatggtagcag TGGAGGTCTCTGTGCATGATAAAACTATTGAAGCAGCTGAAGCTTTGCTGCACATGGATTCACCAGCCAGCTTGCAGGGGGATCGCAGCACAG AGGAGCTGTTATCTGAGATGGAGGTGGAAGTGACATCAGAGGATATGGGACCCGTTGCCAAGGATATTGTTGTCCTGCAGGAGACTGatttactgaagaagaaaaagagag CAGGACGAAAACCCAGAACGCCAAGGAGTTTCTGTGATGGTTCTTTGGATATGGTCTATAAGAGGAAATCAAAAGACAGCAAGG GCTCAACTACTTACCTGTGGGAGTTCCTGTTGGACCTTCTTCAGGACAAGGAAACCTGTCCAAAGTACATTAAGTGGACTCAGAAAGAGAAGGGCATATTCAAGCTTGTGGACTCCAAAGCGGTGTCTAAATTATGGGGCAGACATAAGAATAAACCTGACATGAACTATGAGACAATGGGGAGAGCACTCCG gtATTACTATCAAAGGGGCATTTTATCAAAAGTGGAAGGCCAAAGACTTGTGTATCAGTTTAAGGAGATGCCCAAAGACATTGTTTTCATAGATGATGACAACATGGATGACAGCATTgatgaaggaaagagagagagcccAGCTGCATCCAATCGCAGCAATCCAAAAGGCAAAGGGACCCTGGTCTCTCCCTCTTCTGctgcacctaaaatcatcaatcTAAGCTCAGGACAAGATGCCTTCATGACTGTGCAGCAGTCGCCAGACAACATAGCAACAGCCTCTGG GACAATGAGGCTTGCCATGCAGTATCCTGTACTCATGACAACACAGGGTCAGAAAATCTCCACAGTAACTGTCAACTCTCCCACCGTCCGCTCGCCGATCTTCCCTGTGCCCAACTCAGTCGCTGGGGCTAACAACGCAGGCAAAGTGGTTCTCCAGGCCGTGCCAACGCTAGTGCCTGCTCGGGGCCAAAGTGGAGAGAGAATCACCTTGCAGCTCATCACCCTTCCCACCATGCCTGGCAAACCCGGCACTCCCATCACGCTGAGTACACTCTCCCCTTTCACTGTGTCTACCAGCAACGCCCAAGTCCTGAAGCTCGCCGTCCCCTCCAACATCACCACCACTGCCTCCACAGCTCCTGTAACTGTGGTGTCCTCACAGCCTGGAGTGACCGTGGTGCCGAGCGTACAGCCAGCGATGTCTTTACAGGATGTGACTATTATAAAGGTTGAATCTCCTGATGTTTCTGTGGATCAGACAGTTAACAGGGCTGCAGAGAACACACCGAGCACACAGACGAACCCCACGACCACACAGAGCTGA
- the elf2a gene encoding ETS-related transcription factor Elf-2a isoform X1 encodes MTTVVIVDGGGNILEYVTGDEEAQQVKSALVQHIRCHNRTATELKSTLQRHLKCFGFFYKEVCHDGMEADEEKDCPAVIVEQVNSADVEQCYAAQVLVYDDQNTYLVQDVAEEQVVETELQEMVAVEVSVHDKTIEAAEALLHMDSPASLQGDRSTEELLSEMEVEVTSEDMGPVAKDIVVLQETDLLKKKKRAGRKPRTPRSFCDGSLDMVYKRKSKDSKGSTTYLWEFLLDLLQDKETCPKYIKWTQKEKGIFKLVDSKAVSKLWGRHKNKPDMNYETMGRALRYYYQRGILSKVEGQRLVYQFKEMPKDIVFIDDDNMDDSIDEGKRESPAASNRSNPKGKGTLVSPSSAAPKIINLSSGQDAFMTVQQSPDNIATASGTMRLAMQYPVLMTTQGQKISTVTVNSPTVRSPIFPVPNSVAGANNAGKVVLQAVPTLVPARGQSGERITLQLITLPTMPGKPGTPITLSTLSPFTVSTSNAQVLKLAVPSNITTTASTAPVTVVSSQPGVTVVPSVQPAMSLQDVTIIKVESPDVSVDQTVNRAAENTPSTQTNPTTTQS; translated from the exons ATGACCACTGTGGTGATTGTAGATGGTGGAGGGAATATATTGGAGTATGTCACTGGAGATGAGGAAGCTCAGCAGGTGAAGTCTGCACTTGTACAACATATACGCTGTCATAATAGAACTGCAACTGAGCTCAAATCTACATTACAACGACACctaaaatgttttggttttttttacAAGGAGGTTTGTCATGATGGGATGGAGGCTGATGAAGAGAAGGACTGTCCTGCAGTTATAGTGGAGCAGGTGAATAGCGCTGATGTGGAGCAGTGTTATGCTGCTCAGGTGTTAGTCTATGATGATCAGAATACCTACCTGGTGCAGGATGTGGCTGAGGAACAAGTTGTGGAGACTGAGTtgcaggagatggtagcag TGGAGGTCTCTGTGCATGATAAAACTATTGAAGCAGCTGAAGCTTTGCTGCACATGGATTCACCAGCCAGCTTGCAGGGGGATCGCAGCACAG AGGAGCTGTTATCTGAGATGGAGGTGGAAGTGACATCAGAGGATATGGGACCCGTTGCCAAGGATATTGTTGTCCTGCAGGAGACTGatttactgaagaagaaaaagagag CAGGACGAAAACCCAGAACGCCAAGGAGTTTCTGTGATGGTTCTTTGGATATGGTCTATAAGAGGAAATCAAAAGACAGCAAGG GCTCAACTACTTACCTGTGGGAGTTCCTGTTGGACCTTCTTCAGGACAAGGAAACCTGTCCAAAGTACATTAAGTGGACTCAGAAAGAGAAGGGCATATTCAAGCTTGTGGACTCCAAAGCGGTGTCTAAATTATGGGGCAGACATAAGAATAAACCTGACATGAACTATGAGACAATGGGGAGAGCACTCCG gtATTACTATCAAAGGGGCATTTTATCAAAAGTGGAAGGCCAAAGACTTGTGTATCAGTTTAAGGAGATGCCCAAAGACATTGTTTTCATAGATGATGACAACATGGATGACAGCATTgatgaaggaaagagagagagcccAGCTGCATCCAATCGCAGCAATCCAAAAGGCAAAGGGACCCTGGTCTCTCCCTCTTCTGctgcacctaaaatcatcaatcTAAGCTCAGGACAAGATGCCTTCATGACTGTGCAGCAGTCGCCAGACAACATAGCAACAGCCTCTGG GACAATGAGGCTTGCCATGCAGTATCCTGTACTCATGACAACACAGGGTCAGAAAATCTCCACAGTAACTGTCAACTCTCCCACCGTCCGCTCGCCGATCTTCCCTGTGCCCAACTCAGTCGCTGGGGCTAACAACGCAGGCAAAGTGGTTCTCCAGGCCGTGCCAACGCTAGTGCCTGCTCGGGGCCAAAGTGGAGAGAGAATCACCTTGCAGCTCATCACCCTTCCCACCATGCCTGGCAAACCCGGCACTCCCATCACGCTGAGTACACTCTCCCCTTTCACTGTGTCTACCAGCAACGCCCAAGTCCTGAAGCTCGCCGTCCCCTCCAACATCACCACCACTGCCTCCACAGCTCCTGTAACTGTGGTGTCCTCACAGCCTGGAGTGACCGTGGTGCCGAGCGTACAGCCAGCGATGTCTTTACAGGATGTGACTATTATAAAGGTTGAATCTCCTGATGTTTCTGTGGATCAGACAGTTAACAGGGCTGCAGAGAACACACCGAGCACACAGACGAACCCCACGACCACACAGAGCTGA
- the elf2a gene encoding ETS-related transcription factor Elf-2a isoform X2: MTTVVIVDGGGNILEYVTGDEEAQQVKSALVQHIRCHNRTATELKSTLQRHLKCFGFFYKEVCHDGMEADEEKDCPAVIVEQVNSADVEQCYAAQVLVYDDQNTYLVQDVAEEQVVETELQEMVAVEVSVHDKTIEAAEALLHMDSPASLQGDRSTEELLSEMEVEVTSEDMGPVAKDIVVLQETDLLKKKKRGRKPRTPRSFCDGSLDMVYKRKSKDSKGSTTYLWEFLLDLLQDKETCPKYIKWTQKEKGIFKLVDSKAVSKLWGRHKNKPDMNYETMGRALRYYYQRGILSKVEGQRLVYQFKEMPKDIVFIDDDNMDDSIDEGKRESPAASNRSNPKGKGTLVSPSSAAPKIINLSSGQDAFMTVQQSPDNIATASGTMRLAMQYPVLMTTQGQKISTVTVNSPTVRSPIFPVPNSVAGANNAGKVVLQAVPTLVPARGQSGERITLQLITLPTMPGKPGTPITLSTLSPFTVSTSNAQVLKLAVPSNITTTASTAPVTVVSSQPGVTVVPSVQPAMSLQDVTIIKVESPDVSVDQTVNRAAENTPSTQTNPTTTQS; the protein is encoded by the exons ATGACCACTGTGGTGATTGTAGATGGTGGAGGGAATATATTGGAGTATGTCACTGGAGATGAGGAAGCTCAGCAGGTGAAGTCTGCACTTGTACAACATATACGCTGTCATAATAGAACTGCAACTGAGCTCAAATCTACATTACAACGACACctaaaatgttttggttttttttacAAGGAGGTTTGTCATGATGGGATGGAGGCTGATGAAGAGAAGGACTGTCCTGCAGTTATAGTGGAGCAGGTGAATAGCGCTGATGTGGAGCAGTGTTATGCTGCTCAGGTGTTAGTCTATGATGATCAGAATACCTACCTGGTGCAGGATGTGGCTGAGGAACAAGTTGTGGAGACTGAGTtgcaggagatggtagcag TGGAGGTCTCTGTGCATGATAAAACTATTGAAGCAGCTGAAGCTTTGCTGCACATGGATTCACCAGCCAGCTTGCAGGGGGATCGCAGCACAG AGGAGCTGTTATCTGAGATGGAGGTGGAAGTGACATCAGAGGATATGGGACCCGTTGCCAAGGATATTGTTGTCCTGCAGGAGACTGatttactgaagaagaaaaagagag GACGAAAACCCAGAACGCCAAGGAGTTTCTGTGATGGTTCTTTGGATATGGTCTATAAGAGGAAATCAAAAGACAGCAAGG GCTCAACTACTTACCTGTGGGAGTTCCTGTTGGACCTTCTTCAGGACAAGGAAACCTGTCCAAAGTACATTAAGTGGACTCAGAAAGAGAAGGGCATATTCAAGCTTGTGGACTCCAAAGCGGTGTCTAAATTATGGGGCAGACATAAGAATAAACCTGACATGAACTATGAGACAATGGGGAGAGCACTCCG gtATTACTATCAAAGGGGCATTTTATCAAAAGTGGAAGGCCAAAGACTTGTGTATCAGTTTAAGGAGATGCCCAAAGACATTGTTTTCATAGATGATGACAACATGGATGACAGCATTgatgaaggaaagagagagagcccAGCTGCATCCAATCGCAGCAATCCAAAAGGCAAAGGGACCCTGGTCTCTCCCTCTTCTGctgcacctaaaatcatcaatcTAAGCTCAGGACAAGATGCCTTCATGACTGTGCAGCAGTCGCCAGACAACATAGCAACAGCCTCTGG GACAATGAGGCTTGCCATGCAGTATCCTGTACTCATGACAACACAGGGTCAGAAAATCTCCACAGTAACTGTCAACTCTCCCACCGTCCGCTCGCCGATCTTCCCTGTGCCCAACTCAGTCGCTGGGGCTAACAACGCAGGCAAAGTGGTTCTCCAGGCCGTGCCAACGCTAGTGCCTGCTCGGGGCCAAAGTGGAGAGAGAATCACCTTGCAGCTCATCACCCTTCCCACCATGCCTGGCAAACCCGGCACTCCCATCACGCTGAGTACACTCTCCCCTTTCACTGTGTCTACCAGCAACGCCCAAGTCCTGAAGCTCGCCGTCCCCTCCAACATCACCACCACTGCCTCCACAGCTCCTGTAACTGTGGTGTCCTCACAGCCTGGAGTGACCGTGGTGCCGAGCGTACAGCCAGCGATGTCTTTACAGGATGTGACTATTATAAAGGTTGAATCTCCTGATGTTTCTGTGGATCAGACAGTTAACAGGGCTGCAGAGAACACACCGAGCACACAGACGAACCCCACGACCACACAGAGCTGA